In Palaemon carinicauda isolate YSFRI2023 chromosome 1, ASM3689809v2, whole genome shotgun sequence, the genomic stretch TAACATTTCCTTTTCAACAGATACAGCATTACAACCAGAACTTCGAAGTCCTGTCCATGTCTGGTACAGTGAGCAAAGACGGAGCCCACCTGCACATCTGCCTGGGTGACAATAACGGCGCCACAATTGGTGGTCACGTGATGGGTGACCTCAAGGTCTTCACCACCATGGAATTGGCACTCTGTGAATCCACCGATGTCACCCTCAAGAGAGAACATGATCCAGAAACAGGATATAATGAACTTACGGTTACTAAAGGAATTGATGGTGCATCACCTAATAAGAATGACTGAATTGatatttttgttctttatttttgaGCAACCGCAATATATGTACACAGAGTCAATCAATCACTTGTACAAACACGAGTGATTGTCGTACATAACATTTAATCGTAACAGTTTAGTTCATTTTTTTTCAGTCATTAGTGTTATATAGTTATATTGTTACTGGGATTCAAATTAAATTCTGGAAGATGATAGTCAAAATTATATAcccattaaaaatatgaaaaggaaGTTTTTAATATGAAGAAATCGTAAATTCTAGTTAAAATGAAAAGTAAAGATTTCTTTTGTAAAACGCCATGAACTCTTTTATTTACTTAATCAACAGACAGAAGTCAATTTAGGATGAAGTTTTCGCAAAGAGCAATTTGACCCAAGAAAACTGGATCTGAAACAAAAACCCTCCTGGATGCTCTTATATAAAAGCATTCCCACTAGAATCAAATACTCATAGGGcacatttataaacaatgaaagagCTTTTTAAGTATGACTATAAATTAGAAAAGCCTCGCTTAAATTGCAGCTGACCGAAtacaaaatttacatataaatgcaATCTAGGATCTTCAACAACTGCAATAGCAAAACCTACAGAGGTATACAGCCCTGCTTCACTTATTCATGCAATAGGAGtgtgaccttttaacctttagcTGTCTCTACATTTTCCTCAGAAAACAATCCTGTAACCACCAAACCCTTTGAAGGGGATGGCGCAATCCGTTCAACAATACCACGGAGGACACTGTTCCTTCAACGAAAGCAGGATACATTTTAGGATTCTGTCTCTCGTTTTACTTATGAGGTAATTTTCATTTCTTGATTCATAtgccaagaataaaaaaaaacataagtggAAAAGGACTGAATTAAACAGGGTCACATTGAAGAAATTACAAGACAATTCAAAAATAAGTCTGCTACATTTAATATATTCTAATGCAATATTAGTGTTTCCTAAAAATGTTTTCTCGCCTTCAATTCTTTCCATAGACTGGGATGTATGCACATATTTCCCTTTTCCTttaataaacattttcttttcacCAATGACAAACGCTTTTACTTCACCACTtgcaaatatctttattttttttttttggggggggggtggcaacCGAGAAATAATTTCTTTGCCCCTAAGAAATATTTTCTCTAAACTTGGATTTTTCTCGTTGGATACCCATCTTTATTCCACCGCAAAACATTTACTTCAGCTTATAAAAACATGTTCACACCAACACTAAAATACAATTAGCTCCACTTCTCCCAACGATTTCCTTTCACCGATAAAAATAATTTCTTCCCCATCATTGAGAATTATATATCACTACCACAAACATTCTGCCTACACAATTGGAGTATTTAACTTAGTAACTTGAAATTATTTTCCTCACACCACAGTTAAACATTTCACCTTTACCACCCGATTGGTAAATAGTTCTCTTTCACTGGAAAAATTTCCTTTTCTATATTGGGAAAAACTTACTGTCCACCACTGGTAATATTTTCGAAGTAAATATCTCATCACCAACGAAAAATACAGCTCCTCCATCATAAAAAAGCATTTCTTCTTTATCTTTCGAAAACATTCTTTTTCAACTACTGGAAACTTCTTTTTGCACTGTCACCAGGGGGAAAGGGTTTcccattaaatatttataataatagttacaaaaataatcatattaatatagtTAATAAAATTCACAAGTAACAACATAGCTACTGAAACATTTTCTcttaactattactattactatcaattgctaagctacaaccctagttagaaaagcaggatgctacaagcccaagggctccaacagggaaaatagcccagtgaggaaaggaaacaagcaaaaatagtttaggaacagtaacaacattaaaatagaatatctcctatataaactataaaaataaaaaaaaaagagaaagagaaataagatagaatagtatcacgagtgtaccctcaagcaagagaactccaacccaagacagtggaaggccatggtgcagaagctatggcactacctaagactagagaacaatggtttgattttggagtgtccttctagaagagctgcttaccatagctaaagagtcttttttatcctcaccaagaggaaaatggccactgaatattacagtgcagtaaccccatgggtgaagaacaAAAGTGACAATAGGAGTCCAAAACATCATCTGAAGGAAGGATCATAATAAATGCAAAAAAGAGATTATCTCTTATCACCCGAGAGTATGCAAAGTCACTTTACCGATAGGACGATTTGACATATTCTAATTTTCTGTACGGACTAAAGTTACACTTCATGACTTGAGTTCTAATCCCTTTTACCGTTAAGcttgtgtgttgatatatatatatatatatatatatatatatatatatatatatatatatatatatatatataatgataaatttttgcacatttaaacgtgtttctttcatatttcaaataagccatatatattaatacattaaagtctggattctcttaacgacctcgcgatcagagccccaggcggaatcgcccaaagactataatatcagaccgccggggatttgaaccctcgtccaggatatctgtatgccagtgaccatacagatatcctggacgagggttcaaatccccgccggtctgatattataatcTTTGGGCGATAGTgaccatacagatatcctggacgagggttcaaatccccgccggtctgatattatagtctttgggcgattccacctggggctctgatcccgaggtcgttaagagaatccagactttaatgtattaatatatatggcttatttgaaatatatagatatacatatagatagatggttttatgtatatatatatatatatatatatatatatatatatataacatatatacatatataatatatatacatatatatatatatatatatatatatatatatatataatatatatgtatacacatatatataaatatatatacacatatatataatttacatatatatatatatatatatatatatatatatatatatacatatgacagggTAACTGACAAGAGATCAAACAtacatctatagtcaatttttttagtgaggcagattagcaccgattcgcaggagtgccctttaacctcggaaaagtttcctaatagctgatcggTCGAAAGTATTTTTCAAATATTATCAttgatttcaaattattattattattattattattattattattatatatgacatatctgtttttgacgttgttaatactttatataggacatatctgttttgacgttgttactgtttttagaatgatatattgttaatttattctcatcatttatttatttccttatttcctttcctcactgggctatttttccctattggagcccttgggcgtatagcatctggcttttccaactagagttgtagcttggctaataataataataataataataataataatgttattgttattgttattatcattattatttttattattactagccaagctacaaccctagttggaaaagcaagatgctataagccaaaaggctccaatagggaaaaatagcccagtgaggaaaggaaataaagaaaaaagtaaacgatgagaacaaattaacaataaatccttctacaaacaataacaacgtcaaaacagatatgtcatatataaactacaaaaagacttatgtcagcctgttcaaaataaaaacatttgctgcaactttgaacttttgaagttctaccgattcaactacccgataaggaagatcattccacaacttggtcacagctgaaataaaacttctagaatactgtgtagtattgaacctcatgatggagaatgcctggctattagaaataactgcctgcctagtattaggaacaggatgaaattgtgcaggaagatctgaatgtaaaagatggtcagaattatgaaaaatcttatgcaacatgcataatgaactaattgaacgactttgCCAAAATTCAATATctagagatcaggaataagaaatttaatagaccttaagtttctattcaacaaattaagatgagaaatcagcagctgaagaccagacaggagaacaattactcaaaacaaggtagaatgaaagaattaaaacacttcttcagaatagattgatcaccgaaaatcttgtaagactttctcaataagcaaattttttgtgcaattgaagaagacagacctaatgtgtttctcaaaagtaaatttgctgtcgagaatcacacctaaaatttgaaaagccATACaatgttgaagaaacattatcaatactgagatccggatgttgaggagccactgtccgtgacctacttacaatcatactttgagttttgttaggattcaacttcataccccataatttgcaccatgcactaattttagctagatctctattaagggattcagcaaccccagatctacattcaggggatggaattgatgcaaagagagtagcatcatctgcatatgcaacaagcttgttttctaggccaaaccacatgtcatgtgtatatagtatgaaaagtaatgggccaagaacactaccctgtggaacaccggatatcacattcctatactcactatggtgctcatcaacgacaactctttgagatctattgcttaaaaaatacataataatgctaagaaacgacccactcgcccccaactgtttgagtttgaaaacaaggacctcatgattaacacgatcaaaggcagcactaaaataaaggccaatcatacaaacttcctgaccacaatcaagagatttctgtacagcattggagattgtaagaagggcatcacatgctccaaggcctttacgtaaaccaaattgcacactagggaatagatgattaccttcagcaaacttattaagatgttttgccagaagacatctaaaaacttcagataatatgggagttatggaaattgggcggtaatcagtgggacttgagctaccacaaacacatttacatagaggtgtaacattaccaattctccaacaagtgctaaaagctcctttccttgctaacttgcgcaaaataatagataactttggaactaagaaatctgcactctttataaaaaacaaaggaaaaataccatttgggtctacacctccatgagcatcaaggtccatcaacagagctttaatttcacgagatagaaaagctaaactagttagtttagcctcaggaaaacaggaatgaggaagttcaagtttttcattactctgtttactgtcaaaaaaatcagccaaaagggttgccttttcctttggacagtgagtgactgagccatctggtttaagtaaaggaggaactgttgcatctacaccaaagagtgcatatttaagagtagaccaccatttatgttctatAAGAAAATATTTCTAGCACTTTGAAAGCATTCTCTCTCCACCTCTGGGAAACCTTTTCTTTCCAACACTGGGAAATCTTTAGTTACCATATAATTATTCTACAACTCCAGATAATTTAACATtagcatatatttcataaattgcaaTAGTGAAATCTACTTTAAAGAACATCACGTAGTTACTTGCACCTAAATTTGCTTGGTACACAACTGACGATAACGATACATGATGGTTACAAAAAGGAATGCAATGCAATGCTATACCGAAAACTGCCAGGATACTCAACTCATCGCATCGGATATCCGGAATTCAAACATTAAATCACAAAATAAACGCTACGTCCGTCATGATGAACAGTGAGTTTTTCTTAGATTTCAGGAAAATGTACAGGAGAAAGGACTTGTCAGGCTTCTATCCACAAATAGTATAAGTGTACCGTGTGAACTTCGACTCTCGTGATTACGGCGTTTCCACCTTTCTGATTTTATCTCATTACCATCTTTTCTCCCAAGAGGAGAAGTAATCAGCTCGTCCTGTTTCTGCCTGACTCATTTTCTTACTCTTAATCTTTCACCATTTCCTTCATGCGCAGAGCAGAAGAGGTCATGAGTTGCGTGTGTCACTGGTCATCTCTTAAAtttcatacaaatacacacacttatattatgtatatatatatatatatatatatatatatatatatatatatatatatatacatacacacacatacacgctgaTATACACgcatatgcagaatatatatatatacatatatatatatatatatatatactgtatatatatacatacatatatacagtatatactataaatgaatatatatatataaatatatatatatataaatatatatatatatatatatgaatatatataaatatagatatatatatatatacatagatatacacacgtatatatatatatatatatatacatatatatacatacatatatatatataatatatatacatatatatatatatatatatatatatatatatatatatatatatattatacacaggcAGTTCCCATGGTAGTATCCGGCCAGCTAAATGAAAACAACAACGAGGAACTCTCCTTTTTCTTCAAGGGTTAAGCTGCATGTTGCTTTCAACAAATATTGACCTTTGAAAAAAACCAAAGGCCTTGTATAATTATGCTTCAGTTAGAGTCATTTTCAAAAAAGGGCATTTTTATTCACAAATACACAAcatcgggtaaaaaaaaaaaaacagtatactgATTCAAGGGAAAGAAGTGCGTAAGTGAACAAGTCCATATGATAATTCccaaagagaaaagaataaaaaagaccCGGCACAAGTACTTGTGGCAGAACATAAACTTTTAttggaaaatgtaaaaataatggtTTTAATGGCTATGCATAATAATAAACTTACCAATCACTAATTTAGTGAAATTTAATCATGATAAGGGGGCATTTTAAAAGGCCTTTCTCCAATGATGTGGATAAGAGACAAGCATTCCTGATGACCATCAGTTTACCTTGGTTACCCTGTTTATCCACAACCTTTCTTTCAAGATTCCCCTATGCTTTTCAACCAGTATAGATACCCAAGTACAATACTTAAGCGATTTCGCCGTAGTCATACCAAACACTAAGTATAATGTTCGAGTTCACAAGAGCTTactaaaatagtaataatttttatagAAGAATACTTGAAGGTAGTATATACTTAGCTCTTTATTATTCAGAGCATCACTTGAAATTCTAATTCATCATCAAAACGTACTTAGATGAACAATAATATTGTACACGAACTCATAAGATATAAtcgtatattatttttcataattatgaagaTAACATTATTCATCATATTTCCAACAGAAACATTAAAAGCTAATTATTGGTCAGGAAGAAAAAGTGGTCACgcaaaacattttaataatatttaGATGTACCTTTTCTAATTCCTTCCCATCTTTATGATTATCCCGATTTAAAGTGTTAATATAATCTTCTTTTATTAAACTCCTCGTATATATTTACATCACTCGGCAGGATATAATTTCTTATTAGTGAAAAGATATTCTAAAATGCTCCTGACTTGTTATCCTTCGTAAATTTTCAttaagttttaattaattcacggCTACAAGAATACTGCTAAGAGAAACTCGTAATAAAACGCTCAACAAAAATATAACGATTTTAAAGCAAAATGAAACTGCAGATAAGAACGCCATCAACGTCAAGTAATTTAGCCAATAAATGTCTGGATAAAAAATGTATGTGCCTTGAATTCAGAGTTGAATGAGTTCAGTGAAGGTTGGGGAAAATTGAAGTTGAAAAAAATAGCAACATTTTATGTGAAGAGGTGAAAATAATCAGGGAATTTACGCAAAGATGAAAAAGTCAGATATTCCAACTTGCGCATAGATTTACGGTAGCCCTTAATGAATTGAAACATGACTTATCAAACTGAATGAAATCACACTCGCTCATGGATTTCGTCTTACTCTGTAACGATATTCAGTACATTTCGACAAGTAATACATTTGCGCTACCCCCATCGAATAATGACAccctaataataaataataagaccaGTTACACTACCGTTATTATTTACAAACGAAACTCCAAATACATAGATTTCGAGAAATAAAATTCTAAGTCAAAATGTagtaattttcttaaatttctcaaagaaTTCTTTCATTGTCAATAACAAAATTGTACTTTGAACACATAAATTTACCCAACAACCTCTTTTATCCTCCTCTGGTCTGCATCTTATTCAAATTACTGTTTATCTGTATCCTACTCTTTGACCTGACTTCATTACGCCCGCCATCATTACGAAGTAATATGAGCCATATAGGGAATGCAAAATCAAAGTTCAGATATAGGACTTAACTcagaatataaaagtaaaatttacCTAAAAATCCAGATGCTACAGGTGGACGTCCCAAGTTCACtttttgtaatagaaaaaaatatgagacCTCGTTAGAAAGATATTAAAGTGCAAAGGACAAGTTGCAACAGACACGAACGAGATAAATTTCTGTAAAGTAAGGATATTCTAGGATTTTTGCCACGAATTAAGCTTTAGCTGTTTCATTCAAAGTAACTTTCCTTCGTATTTAGACATAAAGGTGATGGAAATGAAGGGCAACTATACATTGTAAATGGGAAAAAATAGCCATGCATAATAAATATTCTAGAAAGACAATAGTATCAATTTTTTAGTTTGGCATAGGCTTGAAATCCCCGAGGTCAAGATTACTATGGAATATTTATATCAAGTAAGTTTCAAAATAACGTATATATCAAGTATTTCATGACATAAAACGAGAAGGTAAAATACTTGTATTTCCACATCCATATCTACAAATAATTATTTGTAATAGTTCAGCAGTTGAACTATATTTTAGGTACCGATGGTGATAAATGGTAAAGGAAACTAATTTACtggttatttgaaaaaataaagattatatttaacatgaaatattataagaacccGCAGTATGGAATCCCTGTTAAACACAGGGTACTACAGAAAGTTGGTAAACTTTAAAAAATGACGTTATACCATTGGTCAAACACATACTAaggtgtatacaattatatatatatatatatatatatatatatatatatatatatatatttatatatatatatatatatatatatatatatttatatatatacatatatatatatatatatatatatatatgcacaagaatgcaggataaaggcctcacatATATCCTGCCTCTTGCAACTGTTTAGGGTGTTTCTATACCaccattttttcttacatgttaggatATGCTCTAATTTAATTTGTTCtcttatccctgttgctctttctctgtctcttagtgtctattctcatcattatttttacaatacctccttgagttgtaactagcttatattcaaaCGCATTAAtgaggctccatgtttctgatataTATTCTAGAAATAATCCTAATATATCTGATTTTTGCCCCACGTGTTTCCTTCACACACGTgcactgtaacggtattgctttttGTCTCTCATTCTCCCCCGGATTGATAATAgaaaactgtttaagcttgctatcgcatgttttgtACCGTTTGAATTTTGtgcattcttactctcaactatctgtatataagcacGTTCTCTTGTTGAAcaaactcagttgcattcatcttgcctctctgttattacctaacaaCCACCTCACACAATAGGTGACCACCTGAGTACCACCTCCCTACCGCCTTCTCCCTCAAGGTTGTGTCCTAGTGTTTAACTCTGCCGCCCTACGACCCAGACTCTTCTATAcacgccacatccatgaaactaccaccctttccCAATGCAGTAATTTGCCTGGTTTTAATACACCGAGGTTCAGTTTCCCATCAGGGACATGACTTGCTCAAGTCCCAAACCAGACTATATCCTTGAGATGATCcttgaggacactttcccggaaatctccgattggctttgtgaccagaagtacaccccaatagcgtagacatcctcaaaacatacctccttgaTCAGTAGTCACCATCCCACCCGTCTGTATAGacaagccttttcagctctctcaacaacagtcaCAAGACAAAAAGGCTTCGCTAGCCCTTAA encodes the following:
- the LOC137642630 gene encoding bifunctional protein GlmU-like; this translates as MCAKVHILRLKPGQEVKQCLEDYVVGHAPNGVAIMTCCGSVTSAKLRFAADSNGVTDKIQHYNQNFEVLSMSGTVSKDGAHLHICLGDNNGATIGGHVMGDLKVFTTMELALCESTDVTLKREHDPETGYNELTVTKGIDGASPNKND